From a region of the Candidatus Rhabdochlamydia porcellionis genome:
- a CDS encoding ExbD/TolR family protein, giving the protein MRQKRQLSHQEISSEENLVNLTPLIDVVFVVLILFILIAPMVEADRVQLSFFSSELTHPVHENAIATIYVHEDNSIWLNQTKISETQLIHCLKDLHQKQGTIPLQLFHDKRAQFGVYQSVKNAAELAGFEQLDVIVKSG; this is encoded by the coding sequence ATGCGTCAGAAAAGACAGCTCTCTCATCAAGAGATTTCCTCTGAAGAAAACCTGGTCAATTTAACTCCCTTAATCGATGTCGTTTTTGTTGTGTTAATTTTATTTATTCTCATTGCTCCTATGGTAGAAGCAGATCGCGTGCAGCTTTCTTTTTTTTCTTCTGAATTAACACATCCTGTTCATGAAAATGCGATAGCTACTATCTATGTCCATGAAGATAATTCTATTTGGTTAAATCAAACAAAGATTTCTGAAACACAATTAATCCATTGTCTGAAAGACCTTCATCAAAAACAAGGCACTATCCCTCTACAACTTTTTCACGACAAAAGAGCACAATTTGGAGTCTATCAATCTGTTAAAAATGCAGCAGAATTAGCAGGATTTGAACAGCTTGATGTCATCGTAAAATCTGGATAA
- a CDS encoding MotA/TolQ/ExbB proton channel family protein — protein sequence MSNIPIASFITFINAYSQSDVFGKAIMLTLVCLSLICWIILIQKIQSTYRIARLSQIFYRNYTSQKERMLQIDLQEIKICKDLHPFAHILGSLKVKTGEILNKNLYFSTQDLEKKIYLSSADLEAVESHVLTTISYHVKQLEKNLFILPTIVSLAPFLGLLGTVWGILVTFSGLQNSSSIGSNSMIIGGLSTALATTVLGLVIAIPALIAHNYLKHRISNYSSEMQDFLYELLSYLELQYRKVDLD from the coding sequence ATGTCTAATATTCCAATAGCTAGTTTTATTACATTTATCAATGCTTATTCTCAGTCTGATGTTTTTGGCAAAGCAATTATGTTGACTTTAGTCTGTCTATCTCTGATCTGTTGGATTATACTGATCCAAAAAATTCAATCTACCTATAGAATCGCTCGCTTATCTCAAATTTTTTATAGAAACTATACAAGTCAAAAAGAAAGAATGCTACAAATCGATCTACAAGAAATAAAAATTTGTAAAGATCTGCACCCTTTTGCCCATATTCTTGGATCTCTTAAAGTAAAAACAGGAGAAATTCTTAATAAGAATTTGTATTTTTCTACACAAGACTTAGAAAAGAAGATCTATCTCTCCTCTGCTGATTTAGAGGCTGTGGAAAGTCATGTTCTGACTACGATTTCTTATCACGTAAAGCAGCTTGAAAAAAACCTGTTTATTCTACCAACTATTGTATCACTTGCTCCTTTTTTAGGTTTATTAGGAACGGTTTGGGGTATTTTAGTGACTTTTTCAGGTTTGCAAAACAGTAGCTCCATTGGTTCTAATAGCATGATTATAGGTGGGCTTTCTACAGCTTTGGCAACCACTGTTTTAGGCCTTGTTATTGCAATCCCCGCTTTAATTGCTCATAACTATTTAAAACATAGAATTTCCAATTACTCCTCAGAAATGCAGGATTTTTTATATGAGCTTCTTTCTTATTTAGAATTACAATATCGTAAGGTGGACTTGGACTGA
- a CDS encoding transposase, translating to MNFKFLILANASFHKSKESLEIIKKAGCEVLFLPTYSPDLNPIEKLWAHFKKRVKEALTLYSNLAEAIDQSFLEVCS from the coding sequence ATGAATTTTAAGTTTTTGATTCTTGCTAATGCGAGTTTTCATAAGTCCAAAGAGAGTTTAGAAATCATTAAAAAAGCAGGATGCGAAGTATTATTCTTGCCTACCTATTCTCCTGATTTGAATCCTATCGAAAAGCTTTGGGCACATTTTAAGAAAAGGGTAAAAGAAGCCTTAACCTTATATTCAAACCTTGCAGAAGCTATTGATCAATCTTTTTTAGAGGTGTGTAGTTAG
- a CDS encoding leucine-rich repeat domain-containing protein: protein MLIDSINTYALRIPFKIVRSTGYAILACLTLPFYLAGYKNFNYFRRKVVEIWNENKTKTTTKTNKFNPNKVEELGLNASPENIILDQWVANSSTEEEKEDRIAARQKIQFFFTEKHDSLSLSYSRLTSLPDIFNSSSFNNLRSLSLSNCESLTALPESLGNLSALEELDLSNCGNPTAGNLSTLKRLLFSNCKGLTVLPESLGNLSALKKLSLNNCRSLTALPESLGNLSALKKLSLNNCRSLTALPESLDNLSALKKLDLKNCISLTALPESLGNLSALKELYLNNCRSLTTLPESIGNLSVLEELDLSKCGHPTAGNLSALKRLLFSNCEGFTALPESLGNLSALKKLYLNNCRSLTALPESLGNLSALKELYLNNCRSLTTLPESIGNLSVLEELHLRDNQSLQGIPMQVLELPSNCTVDLTGCSLSTNTLERLREIVNSPNYVGPRISYSINDRINRREEKSIQESLKELYQIIGKKPKEFANLIKTEELRSWLNRLSDTADYKTGNGDLQKAFAEKIIAYLSQANENTEFRRAFNAIIEDASATCGDRIALSILHLSIAYQLATIDLKDMKKLADFLIKGPWAIQLLEEIARNKIPTLPFFDEIETYLGYPIKLKEELQIPIDVQNMLYFTCSALNAKDLEEAKNFVLNKQKEPFEFLVNNAKWQEALSANYSKEYQAILDEKAEAAEADDPDYTSIEEKYKQDLIELTKKVLES, encoded by the coding sequence ATGTTAATTGATTCAATTAATACATACGCTCTTAGGATCCCTTTTAAAATCGTTCGATCAACAGGTTATGCAATTTTGGCTTGCTTAACTCTTCCTTTTTATCTAGCAGGCTATAAAAATTTTAATTATTTTAGAAGAAAAGTAGTAGAGATTTGGAATGAGAACAAAACAAAAACTACAACTAAAACGAATAAATTTAATCCAAACAAAGTAGAAGAGCTTGGGCTAAATGCAAGTCCAGAAAACATAATTTTAGATCAATGGGTAGCAAACTCTTCAACCGAAGAAGAAAAAGAAGATCGAATTGCAGCCCGCCAAAAAATTCAATTTTTTTTTACAGAAAAACACGATTCCTTATCTTTAAGCTATAGCAGATTAACTTCCTTACCTGACATTTTTAATAGCTCTTCTTTTAACAACTTAAGATCTTTGTCCCTTAGCAACTGCGAAAGCCTTACAGCATTACCCGAATCCTTGGGTAACTTATCAGCATTAGAGGAGTTGGACCTTAGCAACTGTGGAAATCCTACAGCTGGTAACTTATCAACATTAAAGAGATTGCTCTTTAGCAATTGCAAAGGCCTTACAGTATTACCCGAATCCTTGGGTAACTTATCAGCGTTAAAGAAGTTGAGCCTTAACAACTGCAGAAGCCTTACAGCATTACCCGAATCCTTGGGTAACTTATCAGCGTTAAAGAAGTTGAGCCTTAACAACTGCAGAAGCCTTACAGCATTACCCGAATCCTTGGATAACTTATCAGCATTAAAGAAGTTGGACCTTAAAAACTGCATAAGCCTTACAGCATTACCCGAATCCTTGGGTAACTTATCAGCATTAAAGGAGTTGTACCTTAACAACTGCAGAAGCCTTACAACACTACCCGAATCCATTGGTAACTTATCAGTATTAGAGGAGTTGGACCTTAGCAAATGTGGACATCCTACAGCTGGTAACTTATCAGCATTAAAGAGATTGCTCTTTAGCAATTGCGAAGGCTTTACAGCATTACCCGAATCCTTGGGTAACTTATCAGCGTTAAAGAAGTTGTACCTTAACAACTGCAGAAGCCTTACAGCATTACCCGAATCCTTGGGTAACTTATCAGCATTAAAGGAGTTGTACCTTAACAACTGCAGAAGCCTTACAACACTACCCGAATCCATTGGTAACTTATCAGTATTAGAGGAGTTGCACCTTAGGGATAATCAAAGTTTACAGGGAATTCCTATGCAAGTGCTAGAACTTCCTTCTAACTGTACTGTTGACCTAACAGGATGTAGTTTATCTACAAATACTCTAGAACGTTTAAGAGAAATAGTGAACTCGCCTAATTACGTGGGCCCTCGCATTAGCTATTCAATAAATGATAGAATTAACAGAAGGGAAGAAAAATCTATCCAAGAATCTTTAAAAGAATTGTATCAGATCATAGGTAAAAAACCTAAAGAGTTTGCTAATCTCATAAAAACAGAAGAACTGCGCTCTTGGTTAAATCGATTATCTGATACTGCCGATTATAAAACAGGAAATGGGGATCTACAGAAGGCATTTGCTGAAAAAATAATAGCTTACTTAAGCCAAGCTAATGAAAATACAGAATTTCGTCGTGCTTTCAATGCGATTATTGAAGATGCATCAGCTACTTGTGGAGATAGGATAGCCCTCTCTATTCTACATTTGAGCATTGCTTATCAACTTGCAACAATTGATCTCAAAGATATGAAGAAATTAGCTGATTTTCTGATTAAAGGTCCTTGGGCTATTCAGTTATTAGAGGAAATTGCTCGTAATAAAATCCCTACCCTGCCTTTCTTTGACGAAATTGAAACTTATCTTGGATATCCTATTAAGCTTAAAGAAGAATTACAGATTCCTATAGATGTTCAAAATATGCTCTATTTTACATGCAGTGCACTAAATGCTAAAGATTTGGAAGAAGCTAAAAATTTCGTCCTGAATAAACAAAAAGAACCTTTTGAATTTCTTGTTAACAATGCTAAATGGCAAGAAGCTCTTTCTGCTAATTATAGTAAAGAATATCAAGCTATATTAGATGAAAAAGCAGAAGCTGCTGAAGCAGATGATCCAGACTACACAAGCATTGAAGAAAAATACAAGCAAGACTTAATAGAACTAACAAAGAAAGTTTTAGAAAGTTAA
- a CDS encoding TatD family hydrolase, translating into MFIDTHAHLTSDALVHDTQQILARAQASRIDKIVNICTDEESLTTGLFLREKNPWVFNTAATTPHDVEKEGESFFPFVEQAAYSKQIIAIGETGLDYHYQHSPREIQKRYLERYLDLSRRFDLPVIFHCRDAFVDLFAIAGEVPAVLHCFTGSLEEAKKALDLGWYLSISGIVTFKKSQALQEIVKYVSLKHVFLETDAPYLAPVPYRGKVNEPGFLPEIAKMIAHLKQMSVEEVAKTTKENAEKFFRF; encoded by the coding sequence ATGTTTATAGATACTCATGCTCATCTGACAAGTGATGCACTTGTACATGATACACAGCAGATTTTAGCGCGTGCTCAAGCTAGTAGAATCGATAAGATCGTCAACATTTGCACAGATGAAGAAAGTCTAACAACAGGACTTTTTTTAAGAGAAAAAAATCCTTGGGTGTTTAACACAGCAGCTACCACTCCGCATGATGTGGAAAAAGAGGGAGAAAGCTTCTTTCCTTTTGTAGAACAAGCTGCTTATAGCAAGCAGATCATCGCCATTGGAGAAACTGGTTTAGATTACCACTATCAACACTCTCCTAGGGAAATACAGAAAAGATATTTAGAGCGTTATCTGGATTTAAGTCGCAGATTCGATCTTCCGGTGATTTTTCATTGTCGTGATGCCTTTGTTGATTTATTTGCTATAGCAGGCGAGGTACCTGCCGTATTGCATTGTTTCACAGGGTCTTTAGAAGAGGCAAAAAAAGCACTAGATCTTGGGTGGTACTTATCGATTAGTGGAATTGTCACTTTTAAAAAGTCTCAAGCATTGCAAGAGATTGTAAAATATGTGTCTTTGAAACATGTATTCTTAGAGACAGATGCTCCTTATCTAGCGCCTGTGCCTTATCGTGGAAAAGTCAATGAACCTGGATTTCTTCCAGAAATAGCTAAGATGATCGCTCACTTAAAACAAATGAGCGTAGAAGAAGTAGCGAAAACAACCAAAGAGAATGCAGAAAAGTTTTTTCGTTTTTGA
- a CDS encoding succinate dehydrogenase: MVPKSFIWRRLHSLMGLWLVLFLLEHLLTNSQAALWLGEDGCGFVKMVNSLHNLPYLQAIELGLLAVPFAIHMFWGVRYLMTSKANAYPIKEQNPHLNYGRNKAYTWQRITSWVLLVGIVLHVAKFRFIEYPTSVRLGSQTFYLVNVTLDKGLYTLADRLQVALYDKKQIVEEQSLLENRYAEERVMQAAQEVKNKEYTLAKGPFIKYNEQEALLLNAAQSYQQRLDWALALKKQKLSEAEVVAVAKDFGTATLLTVRDTFKSPIYVGLYTLFVLAACFHAFNGFWTFLITWGWVLKMAAQRFWVCVALSMMAIVAFLGLAAVWGTYWFNLTS; the protein is encoded by the coding sequence GTGGTACCTAAATCTTTTATTTGGCGCAGACTTCACTCTTTAATGGGTCTTTGGCTCGTCTTATTTCTACTAGAACATTTATTGACTAATTCTCAGGCAGCTCTTTGGTTAGGAGAGGATGGGTGTGGATTTGTAAAGATGGTAAATAGTCTGCATAATCTGCCTTATCTTCAAGCGATTGAATTAGGGTTGTTAGCAGTGCCTTTTGCTATCCATATGTTTTGGGGCGTTAGGTATCTAATGACTTCTAAGGCTAACGCTTATCCTATAAAAGAGCAGAATCCTCATTTAAATTATGGGAGAAATAAGGCCTATACATGGCAGAGAATTACTTCTTGGGTCTTATTGGTAGGGATTGTTTTACATGTGGCTAAATTTCGTTTTATAGAATATCCAACTTCTGTGCGCTTAGGATCGCAAACTTTTTATTTGGTAAATGTCACACTAGATAAAGGATTATATACACTAGCGGATCGTTTGCAAGTAGCTTTGTATGATAAAAAGCAGATTGTAGAAGAACAGTCTTTGCTAGAAAATCGTTATGCAGAAGAAAGGGTTATGCAGGCTGCTCAGGAAGTAAAAAACAAAGAATATACTTTAGCAAAAGGGCCTTTTATCAAATACAATGAACAAGAGGCTCTTTTGCTAAATGCTGCACAAAGCTATCAACAACGACTAGATTGGGCGCTTGCTTTAAAAAAACAAAAACTCTCAGAAGCAGAAGTGGTAGCTGTAGCCAAAGACTTTGGTACAGCTACCTTGCTTACGGTGCGTGATACTTTCAAAAGCCCGATTTATGTAGGTCTTTATACCCTTTTTGTGCTCGCTGCTTGTTTTCATGCTTTTAACGGTTTTTGGACTTTTTTGATCACCTGGGGATGGGTTCTAAAAATGGCTGCGCAGAGATTCTGGGTATGTGTTGCTCTTAGTATGATGGCTATTGTTGCCTTTTTGGGGTTAGCTGCGGTTTGGGGAACGTACTGGTTTAATTTAACATCTTAA
- the sdhA gene encoding succinate dehydrogenase flavoprotein subunit, whose protein sequence is MKKEVIVVGGGLAGLSAAMKLAEKGCHVKIVSVTKVKRSHSVCAQGGINAAMNLKNEEDSPFIHAYDTIKGGDFLADQPPVLEMCLAAPGIIRMMERFGCPFNRTLEGNLDFRRFGGTLYHRTAFCGASTGQQLLYALDEQVRRYEVQGRVEKFENHEFMRLVLDSEGRTRGIVLMDLFNLELSVLKADAVVFGTGGPGLIFKKSTNSTFCSGAANGRLFKQGMYYANAEFIQIHPTAIPAEDKMRLISESSRGEGGRIWVWGDDSKTITNAEGKTLPCGKTGKPWYFLEELYPAFGNLVPRDIGAREILRVCEMGLGIDQKMQVYLDVSHLPEKTQHKISSVLDIYQKFTGDNPHKVPMRIFPAVHYSMGGAWVDWPAAADPDRWQRFRQMTNIPGCFNVGESEFQYHGANRLGANSLLSCIFSGLVAGMEVPRYLDTLEHSYGNISPVIFSQALQIEEAFKQDLMQRNGVENVHQLHEELSDVLIKYVTVKRNNRDLTKAIDIIKEIRKRYQNICLDDKGTLLNQTYVFANQFSYMLEIALVITKGALLRNEFRGAHYKPEFPHRDDENWLKTTLATYQKIEPEINYKPVDLRHLKPIGRDYSKAKKVLPQFENVPTNIVLPL, encoded by the coding sequence ATGAAAAAGGAAGTCATTGTTGTGGGAGGAGGCCTAGCTGGTTTATCCGCTGCTATGAAACTAGCAGAAAAAGGCTGTCATGTCAAAATTGTCTCGGTGACAAAAGTCAAACGCTCGCATTCTGTTTGTGCTCAAGGTGGAATTAATGCGGCGATGAATTTAAAAAATGAAGAGGATTCTCCTTTCATTCATGCCTACGATACAATTAAGGGAGGGGATTTTTTAGCGGATCAACCTCCTGTTTTAGAGATGTGTTTAGCTGCACCGGGCATTATTCGTATGATGGAGCGCTTTGGATGTCCGTTTAATCGAACTTTAGAGGGAAATCTCGATTTTAGGCGTTTTGGTGGGACTCTATATCATCGAACAGCTTTTTGTGGAGCTTCTACCGGACAGCAACTGCTCTATGCTTTAGATGAGCAAGTGCGTCGCTATGAAGTACAAGGCAGAGTAGAAAAGTTTGAAAATCACGAATTCATGCGTCTTGTCCTTGATAGCGAAGGTAGGACGCGAGGCATCGTACTGATGGACTTATTTAATTTAGAACTTAGCGTATTAAAAGCAGATGCGGTGGTCTTTGGAACAGGAGGACCAGGGTTGATTTTTAAAAAGTCTACAAACTCCACTTTTTGTAGTGGAGCTGCTAATGGCAGGTTATTCAAGCAGGGGATGTATTATGCAAATGCAGAATTTATTCAAATCCATCCTACAGCGATCCCTGCAGAAGATAAAATGCGTTTGATTTCAGAATCCTCTCGTGGGGAAGGGGGAAGAATTTGGGTTTGGGGAGATGACTCTAAAACCATTACGAATGCAGAAGGGAAAACCCTTCCTTGTGGCAAGACGGGAAAACCTTGGTATTTTTTAGAAGAGCTCTATCCTGCTTTTGGCAACTTAGTACCTCGAGATATTGGAGCAAGAGAGATCTTGCGTGTTTGCGAGATGGGGTTAGGGATTGATCAAAAAATGCAGGTATATTTAGATGTATCGCATCTTCCAGAAAAAACTCAACATAAAATTTCCTCTGTTTTGGATATCTATCAAAAATTTACCGGAGATAATCCACATAAAGTACCGATGCGTATTTTCCCTGCTGTGCATTATTCCATGGGAGGTGCCTGGGTGGATTGGCCAGCTGCTGCTGATCCCGATCGTTGGCAGAGATTTAGGCAAATGACGAACATCCCCGGTTGTTTTAATGTAGGGGAATCAGAGTTTCAATATCACGGTGCAAATCGTTTAGGTGCTAATTCCCTACTTTCTTGCATTTTTTCTGGATTAGTAGCTGGAATGGAAGTTCCTCGTTATTTGGATACGTTAGAACATAGTTATGGAAATATATCCCCTGTGATTTTTTCACAAGCCCTGCAAATAGAAGAAGCATTCAAACAAGATCTCATGCAACGCAATGGAGTAGAGAATGTACATCAATTGCATGAGGAATTATCGGATGTATTGATTAAATACGTAACGGTTAAACGCAATAATAGAGATCTGACAAAAGCAATAGATATAATAAAAGAGATTCGCAAGCGTTATCAAAATATCTGTTTAGATGATAAGGGAACTCTTTTGAATCAAACTTATGTATTTGCCAATCAATTTTCTTATATGTTAGAGATTGCTTTGGTGATTACAAAAGGTGCTCTTTTGCGCAATGAGTTTAGAGGAGCTCATTACAAACCTGAATTTCCTCATCGAGATGATGAGAATTGGTTGAAAACAACGCTGGCTACCTATCAAAAGATAGAGCCGGAAATTAACTATAAGCCTGTTGATTTGCGTCATTTAAAACCTATAGGACGCGATTACAGCAAAGCCAAAAAAGTCCTTCCTCAATTTGAGAATGTGCCTACAAACATCGTATTGCCTTTGTGA
- the sdhB gene encoding succinate dehydrogenase iron-sulfur subunit has product MEKTFTLKVYRGVANQQYWEEFELGLKPFLNITSALMQIQKCPITKKGEKVTPIAWEQGCLEEVCGSCSMLINGRPRQGCTALAHQLLQATGSFCITVAPLTKFPLVKDLVVDRTSMFENLKKVRAWIDVDDALDRGFGPKISPELQEAMYVLSTCMTCGCCTEACPQVNPHSQFMGPAPISQARLFNAHPVGKLAKADRLRPLMDESGISSCGNAQNCVRVCPKNIPLTESISVIGREVGKQALKDMIGLPDV; this is encoded by the coding sequence ATGGAAAAAACATTTACTCTAAAAGTATACCGCGGGGTTGCTAATCAGCAATATTGGGAAGAATTTGAGTTAGGATTAAAACCTTTTTTGAATATTACATCAGCATTAATGCAGATACAAAAATGTCCTATTACCAAGAAAGGAGAAAAAGTCACTCCAATTGCTTGGGAGCAGGGATGCTTAGAAGAAGTATGTGGTTCTTGTTCTATGTTAATCAATGGTCGCCCTCGTCAAGGATGCACGGCTCTTGCCCATCAATTATTACAAGCAACTGGCAGTTTTTGTATTACAGTAGCTCCTTTAACAAAATTCCCTCTTGTGAAGGATCTAGTTGTAGATCGCACAAGTATGTTTGAAAACTTAAAAAAAGTACGCGCTTGGATAGATGTTGACGATGCTTTAGATCGAGGTTTTGGGCCTAAAATCAGCCCTGAATTGCAAGAGGCGATGTATGTGTTATCTACCTGTATGACTTGTGGTTGTTGTACAGAAGCTTGTCCCCAAGTTAATCCTCATTCGCAATTCATGGGTCCAGCTCCTATATCTCAGGCACGTCTTTTTAATGCGCATCCTGTTGGGAAACTAGCCAAAGCAGATAGGCTTCGACCCTTAATGGATGAATCAGGTATCAGCAGTTGTGGAAATGCACAAAATTGCGTAAGGGTATGCCCCAAGAACATCCCCCTAACAGAATCCATTTCTGTCATAGGTAGAGAAGTGGGTAAACAAGCCTTAAAAGATATGATAGGTTTACCCGATGTGTAA
- a CDS encoding M23 family metallopeptidase codes for MLYRALIFLIYVGFPCFFLIQMWYNYTTSLGKWMLQATLAGLYIFDLFLIGLWPIYSGYFFRYLFVLLFIVIFIKSAFNIEKEVFYKLSIRSVSSSLVYFSFICFFIYRIFLSLNGSNYSNPVDLSFPLKEGDFYMVHAGTNEAVNHHYGVSAQKYAMDILQINALGFRANKWSPKSLQDFCIFGSALYSPCDGIVVESLDQLEDLEPMTMDTKNPAGNYLAIHKSESEVIVILAHLMKGSLQVKKGDIVKQGQFIGRVGNSGRTSEPHLHIHAVLDHTGDFLFRGKGVPITFNHRFFVRNDLVH; via the coding sequence ATGTTGTATAGAGCTCTTATCTTTCTGATATATGTGGGGTTTCCTTGTTTTTTTCTCATTCAAATGTGGTACAACTATACGACAAGTTTGGGAAAATGGATGCTACAAGCTACTTTAGCTGGTTTGTACATTTTTGATTTGTTTTTAATTGGCCTATGGCCTATTTATTCTGGATACTTCTTTCGATATCTTTTTGTGCTTTTGTTTATTGTTATTTTTATTAAATCTGCATTTAATATAGAGAAAGAGGTTTTTTATAAATTATCTATTAGAAGTGTTTCGTCTAGTCTTGTTTATTTTTCCTTTATTTGTTTTTTTATTTATAGAATTTTTTTAAGTTTAAATGGATCTAACTATTCAAATCCTGTTGACTTATCATTTCCGCTGAAAGAAGGAGATTTCTACATGGTTCATGCTGGCACAAATGAAGCAGTGAATCATCACTACGGTGTTTCTGCTCAAAAATATGCAATGGACATCCTCCAGATTAACGCACTAGGCTTTAGAGCTAATAAATGGTCTCCAAAGAGTTTGCAGGATTTTTGTATTTTTGGTTCTGCTCTTTATAGCCCATGTGATGGGATTGTTGTGGAATCTCTAGATCAATTGGAAGATCTTGAGCCTATGACCATGGATACAAAAAATCCAGCGGGGAATTACTTGGCTATTCATAAAAGTGAAAGTGAAGTTATTGTTATTTTAGCGCATTTGATGAAAGGATCACTTCAGGTTAAAAAAGGAGATATAGTTAAACAAGGTCAATTCATTGGTAGAGTGGGGAACTCAGGTCGTACATCAGAGCCTCATTTACATATTCACGCGGTGTTAGATCATACAGGAGATTTTTTGTTTAGGGGGAAAGGAGTTCCCATAACATTCAACCATCGATTTTTTGTTCGTAATGATCTTGTTCACTAG
- a CDS encoding IS630 transposase-related protein, translated as MAYSYDLRKKALDYIEKGNSKEEASQIFGVTARSIFNWIKRKEQRRLAPNKTRKRRPNKIEGEKLKAYLQENPDSYLKEIAECFGVTITAVFYACKRLKITLKKRRPSIKKEMMRKERSFKRE; from the coding sequence ATGGCATATTCCTATGATTTAAGAAAAAAAGCATTAGACTATATAGAGAAAGGCAATTCAAAAGAAGAAGCAAGTCAAATCTTTGGAGTGACGGCGCGCAGCATATTTAATTGGATCAAGAGAAAAGAACAAAGGCGCTTAGCTCCTAATAAAACAAGAAAAAGACGTCCTAATAAAATTGAAGGAGAAAAGCTAAAAGCGTACCTTCAAGAGAATCCGGATAGCTACTTAAAAGAAATAGCCGAATGCTTTGGAGTAACGATAACTGCGGTCTTTTATGCATGTAAAAGACTAAAGATTACTTTAAAAAAAAGACGCCCTTCTATCAAGAAAGAGATGATGAGAAAAGAGAGAAGTTTCAAAAGAGAGTAG
- a CDS encoding lipoate--protein ligase family protein, whose product MPIHLIELKNTPIFDQLLLEESLLRDHTEDFCLINHGSSAAIVLGISGKKEELVHIEKAASYNIPLIKRFSGGGTVVVDHNTVFVTFIFAKNTHSFPAYPEPIMRWSEDFYRPVFAYADFRLKENDYVLGNKKFGGNAQYIKKDRWLHHTSFLWDYNPNYMDCLLYPKKTPSYRAGRSHHEFICKLSDYYPDLQTLVTAIKKHLQTLYPMILLPAKSFFSPSISRRTTSFL is encoded by the coding sequence GTGCCTATTCATCTAATAGAATTAAAAAACACCCCCATTTTCGACCAACTGCTCTTAGAAGAGTCCCTTTTAAGAGACCACACAGAAGATTTTTGCCTGATTAACCATGGCTCTTCTGCTGCTATTGTGCTTGGAATCTCAGGTAAAAAAGAAGAATTGGTCCATATAGAAAAAGCCGCTTCTTACAATATTCCCCTCATTAAAAGATTCAGCGGAGGAGGGACTGTTGTAGTAGATCACAACACTGTATTTGTTACCTTTATCTTTGCCAAAAACACACATTCTTTTCCTGCCTATCCAGAGCCAATCATGCGTTGGAGCGAAGATTTTTATCGTCCTGTTTTTGCCTATGCTGATTTTCGATTAAAAGAAAATGACTATGTCCTAGGTAATAAAAAATTTGGAGGCAACGCACAATATATAAAAAAAGATCGTTGGCTACATCACACCAGTTTTTTATGGGATTACAATCCTAACTATATGGATTGCTTACTATATCCTAAAAAAACTCCTTCCTATCGTGCAGGTAGAAGCCATCATGAGTTTATCTGTAAACTCTCTGACTATTACCCAGATTTACAAACATTAGTTACTGCTATTAAAAAACATTTACAAACCCTTTATCCAATGATTCTTCTCCCAGCAAAGTCTTTCTTTTCTCCAAGTATTTCTAGACGTACAACAAGTTTTCTATAA